The Sulfurihydrogenibium azorense Az-Fu1 genome contains the following window.
TCTATTCCATAACAAAGATTGTTTATATAAGGTTCATCATAAACTACATGACCGTATATAATTTTTGGGCTGTCTGGTTTTAAATGCCTTTCTTTTGTCCAATCTAAACGTTCTGGAAAGCCTTTTTCTGTATATTTACCAGTAGTCTGTCCATATAAAACAAAACTCTTTACTTTTTCATCTGTTTTACCAATATACTCATCTTTTATTCCTGCATGACAGACTACTACATTTTGATTTATCACTATATAAAGAGGAAGATTTTCATAGTAAGATATAACTTCTTGACGTAATTTTTCTTTTTCTTCTTCAGAGAGTTTTAAAAACTCATCAACGGTTTTTTGCATTCCAAAAGATATTTTTACTTTATTTCCTTTTAAATATCTATAAAACTTATCAAGATGATTACTTTTAACTTCATAAAATCTATTTTCTTTTTGTAGCTGCATACAGTAGTTGAGTGTTTTTAGATTGTAATCTCCTCTGTCTATTGTATCACCAACAGAGAAAATAATTAAATCTTTACCATATTTTTCTTCAGCTATATTGACAAGTTCAAAAAATTCATCAAAACATCCATGTACATCTCCAACTACTATGTATGGTTTATCTATGTTTAAATTTAAATAAAACTCTCTCACTTAAAGTACCTGTAAAAATGATTTCTTACTCTTTCTTTTGTTTCTTTTAATGTATTCCAAAAAGTCTTTGTGTCTAACTCAAATGTATCTGCAATTCTACCTGTTATAGTATCATCTTTTGTAAGTTTAGATGTTGATAAACCTTTAACTAATCTAAGTCTTGTTTCTATCTCCCTTAAAAATATGTAATCGTCTACTACGTCAGGATCAAAATCTAACAAACCTTCTAATATACCTGTCCTTCTATCTTTGTTTTCAAGGTAAAAAAGTTGAACCATAAACTCTATATCTGCTATTCCACCTTTCCCAAGTTTTATGTCTAACATACTTTCTGTTTCTTTTGTTATTCCTTCTAACTTTAATCTCATATCTAAAACTTCTTCTTTAAAAGCTTTGTCTACTTTTTTACTAAATAGAAATTCTTTTATAAGGCTTTCAAACTCGTTTTTTACATCTTCATCACCGGCTATAAA
Protein-coding sequences here:
- a CDS encoding metallophosphoesterase; this encodes MREFYLNLNIDKPYIVVGDVHGCFDEFFELVNIAEEKYGKDLIIFSVGDTIDRGDYNLKTLNYCMQLQKENRFYEVKSNHLDKFYRYLKGNKVKISFGMQKTVDEFLKLSEEEKEKLRQEVISYYENLPLYIVINQNVVVCHAGIKDEYIGKTDEKVKSFVLYGQTTGKYTEKGFPERLDWTKERHLKPDSPKIIYGHVVYDEPYINNLCYGIDTGCVLGNKLTAYNPITDEFLFVKAKRQYYSFDD